From Synoicihabitans lomoniglobus, the proteins below share one genomic window:
- a CDS encoding DNA-directed RNA polymerase subunit alpha, which translates to MPKRLGKFELPNKLTKVEEGSTDTYGKFIAEPFEAGYGHTIGNSLRRVLLSSIEGAAIASIKIDGVNHEFQSVDGIVEDVTDIVLNLKKVLIVSSANADEVVLSLNVDREGPVTAADIQADANITIVNPDQLICTLDKPQSFAAEVTIKTGRGYCPGEANKKEEQAIGVIPIDSLFSPVKLVKYSVEATRVGQITDYDKLILEIWTDGRINPDDALKQAGSILKHHLDVFDRVSEESFEFDNQQSEVSEEQNKLRKLLNMSVNEIELSVRAANCLNNANITTVGELAMKTEQEMLKYRNFGKKSLNEIKDKLEALGLSLGMKFDERLLDSKKEI; encoded by the coding sequence ATGCCTAAACGCCTCGGTAAGTTCGAACTACCTAACAAACTCACGAAGGTGGAGGAAGGCTCCACCGATACCTATGGCAAGTTCATCGCCGAGCCTTTCGAGGCTGGCTATGGCCACACCATCGGTAACTCCCTCCGCCGGGTTCTCCTGAGCTCGATTGAGGGCGCCGCCATCGCCTCCATCAAGATTGACGGAGTCAACCACGAGTTCCAGAGCGTCGACGGTATCGTCGAAGATGTCACCGACATCGTGCTCAACCTCAAGAAGGTGCTCATCGTTTCGTCCGCCAACGCCGACGAAGTGGTGCTCTCCCTCAACGTCGATCGTGAAGGCCCCGTCACCGCTGCCGATATCCAGGCCGACGCCAACATCACGATCGTCAATCCTGACCAGTTGATCTGCACGCTCGACAAGCCGCAGTCCTTTGCCGCCGAGGTCACGATTAAAACCGGTCGTGGTTACTGCCCGGGCGAAGCCAACAAAAAGGAAGAGCAAGCCATCGGGGTCATCCCGATCGATTCGCTCTTCTCCCCGGTCAAGCTCGTCAAGTATTCGGTCGAGGCCACCCGCGTGGGTCAGATCACCGACTACGACAAGCTGATTCTCGAGATCTGGACCGACGGCCGCATCAACCCGGACGACGCCCTCAAGCAAGCCGGTTCGATTCTCAAGCATCACCTCGATGTGTTCGACCGTGTTTCGGAAGAGTCCTTCGAATTCGACAACCAACAGTCCGAGGTCAGCGAAGAGCAGAACAAGCTTCGCAAGCTCCTCAACATGTCGGTCAACGAAATCGAGCTCTCCGTCCGCGCTGCGAACTGCTTGAACAACGCGAACATCACCACGGTCGGCGAACTCGCCATGAAGACCGAGCAGGAGATGCTCAAGTATCGCAATTTCGGTAAGAAGTCGCTCAACGAAATCAAAGACAAGCTCGAGGCCCTCGGTCTCTCGCTCGGCATGAAATTCGACGAACGCCTCCTCGACTCGAAGAAAGAAATCTAA
- the guaA gene encoding glutamine-hydrolyzing GMP synthase produces the protein MVQTIAVLDFGSQYTQVIARRIRECEVYSKIYHYTTTAEELKRDGVAGIILSGGPSSVFDKAAPIPDKALFDLGVPVLGICYGIQLMGKLLGGKVAKSKEREFGLGTLQIQKPGRLFYRLPKKLKVWNSHGDKITELPPGFDAIGTTDNSPYAVIEDRKRDFYGIQFHPEVFHTERGTDVIRNFLLRVCKVAQDWTTEDYIKQAVKKIRQTVGKSRVILGLSGGVDSSVAAALIHKAIKKQLTCVFVDNGLLRKGERESVEALYGKHFKIDLRVIDARQLFLRRLKGVEDPEKKRRIIGLTFIEVFEKSLKKIGHADFLAQGTLYPDVIESVAIGNNPASLIKSHHNVGGLPERMKLKLLEPLRELFKDEVRAVGAALGLPREVVWRQPFPGPGLGVRVLGDITKAKLDVLKEADAILMEEMKDSDWYWKVWQSFCVFLPVKSVGVIGDERNYAWVIAIRVVESIDAMTADWTKLPYDLLARISNRITNEVRDVSRVVLDISSKPPATIEWE, from the coding sequence ATGGTTCAGACGATTGCTGTCCTCGATTTCGGTTCCCAATACACGCAAGTCATTGCGCGTCGTATTCGCGAGTGTGAGGTTTACTCGAAAATCTATCACTACACCACGACCGCGGAGGAGCTGAAGCGCGATGGCGTGGCCGGCATCATTTTGTCGGGTGGTCCCAGCAGCGTCTTTGACAAGGCTGCGCCGATTCCGGACAAAGCCTTGTTCGACCTCGGTGTCCCGGTGTTGGGCATCTGCTATGGCATCCAACTCATGGGCAAATTGCTCGGCGGCAAGGTCGCCAAGAGTAAGGAGCGCGAGTTTGGTCTCGGCACGTTGCAGATCCAGAAGCCCGGCCGCCTGTTTTATCGCCTGCCCAAAAAGCTCAAGGTGTGGAACTCTCACGGTGACAAGATTACGGAACTGCCGCCCGGATTCGATGCCATCGGCACCACCGATAATTCCCCTTACGCGGTCATTGAGGACCGGAAGCGGGATTTCTATGGCATCCAGTTTCATCCCGAGGTGTTTCATACCGAGCGCGGCACCGATGTCATTCGCAACTTCCTCCTGCGGGTTTGCAAAGTGGCGCAGGATTGGACGACCGAAGATTACATCAAACAGGCCGTTAAAAAAATCCGCCAGACCGTGGGCAAATCCCGGGTCATTCTCGGTTTGTCGGGAGGGGTTGATTCATCCGTCGCCGCCGCGCTGATACACAAGGCGATCAAGAAGCAGCTCACCTGCGTTTTTGTCGACAATGGCCTGCTGCGCAAAGGTGAGCGCGAATCCGTCGAAGCCCTTTACGGCAAGCATTTCAAAATCGACCTGCGGGTGATCGATGCCCGCCAACTCTTTCTCCGCCGGCTCAAGGGCGTCGAGGATCCGGAGAAGAAACGCCGTATCATCGGCCTGACGTTCATCGAGGTCTTCGAAAAGTCGCTGAAGAAGATTGGTCACGCCGACTTCCTCGCCCAAGGCACGCTCTATCCCGACGTGATCGAATCGGTCGCGATCGGCAATAACCCCGCGTCTCTCATCAAAAGCCACCACAACGTTGGCGGGCTGCCGGAGCGCATGAAGCTCAAGCTGCTCGAACCGTTGCGCGAACTCTTCAAGGACGAGGTGCGCGCCGTGGGTGCCGCGCTCGGTCTGCCCCGCGAAGTGGTGTGGCGTCAGCCGTTCCCGGGCCCCGGTCTCGGCGTGCGCGTGCTGGGCGATATCACCAAAGCCAAACTCGATGTGCTCAAGGAGGCCGACGCCATTCTCATGGAGGAAATGAAGGACTCCGATTGGTATTGGAAAGTCTGGCAGTCCTTCTGCGTTTTTCTCCCGGTCAAGTCGGTCGGAGTCATCGGCGACGAGCGCAACTACGCCTGGGTCATCGCCATCCGGGTGGTCGAAAGTATCGACGCCATGACCGCCGATTGGACCAAGTTGCCCTACGATCTGCTGGCCCGCATTTCCAATCGTATCACCAACGAAGTGCGCGACGTTTCCCGGGTCGTGTTGGACATCAGCTCGAAACCCCCGGCGACCATCGAGTGGGAGTAA
- the hisB gene encoding imidazoleglycerol-phosphate dehydratase HisB, whose translation MADQRTVTVSRKTAETAIDLTLAVDGSGVADIATGVPFFDHMLTLFAKHGLFDLTVKCDGDIDVDYHHTVEDVGLVLGDALKQALGDKKGIRRYGFFLLPMDESLARVVVDIGGRPHLVYSADAPTMFVRDFNIILVKEFCRAFSNALGANLHIELIYGEEPHHVAEAIFKGMARALDIATSIDPRAADSLPSTKGLI comes from the coding sequence ATGGCTGACCAACGCACCGTAACCGTTTCTCGTAAAACCGCCGAAACCGCGATCGATCTCACGCTCGCCGTCGATGGCTCCGGCGTGGCCGACATCGCCACCGGCGTGCCGTTTTTCGACCACATGCTGACGCTGTTCGCGAAGCACGGTCTGTTTGACCTGACGGTGAAATGTGACGGCGACATCGACGTTGATTACCACCACACGGTCGAGGATGTGGGCCTCGTGCTCGGCGACGCGCTCAAGCAGGCGCTCGGTGACAAGAAGGGTATCCGTCGCTACGGTTTTTTCCTCCTGCCCATGGATGAGTCGCTGGCCCGCGTGGTCGTGGATATCGGCGGGCGCCCGCATCTGGTTTATTCGGCCGATGCGCCGACGATGTTCGTGCGCGATTTTAACATCATTCTGGTGAAGGAATTTTGCCGCGCCTTTAGCAATGCGCTCGGGGCCAATCTGCACATCGAACTGATCTACGGCGAAGAACCGCATCACGTGGCGGAAGCCATTTTCAAAGGCATGGCCCGCGCGCTCGACATCGCGACGTCGATCGATCCGCGCGCCGCCGACAGTCTGCCCTCGACCAAAGGTCTGATCTAA
- the hisD gene encoding histidinol dehydrogenase, producing MRLLNYSSPSSRRALSDFCQESAVPPEITQSVAAILADVRVRGDAAVVDYARKFDGVTIKPAGFRVRPASLAAAAKRLPAAEMKAMKAALANVKAFNRQGMPTNWTGTNAHGAEVGERHHPIRRVGLYVPGGEVPLVSTVLMTATLAKIAGCPEIAVFTPSDAKGKVADGLLAALHLIGITEVYRIGGVHAIGAMSYGTKTIPAVDKVFGPGNAYTCEAKRQVFGTVGVDSLPGPSEVMVIADDSARADFAAADLLAQAEHGSGREKIYLVGTSRAIIDAIQAEVARQLPTLGRNEKAARVLDVGFLGLQVASLDEAIEIANFVAPEHLELLVKPTAAKRLVRDITTAGAIMIGNLTPTALGDFTAGPSHVLPTGRAGRFFSGLRVADFLRRTSIIRYDQDSIQAGARVVAAFARMERLDAHGRSATIRVED from the coding sequence GTGCGTCTTCTTAACTACTCTTCCCCGTCATCCCGCCGCGCCCTTTCCGACTTCTGTCAGGAATCGGCGGTTCCTCCGGAAATTACCCAAAGTGTCGCCGCCATCCTCGCCGATGTGCGGGTTCGCGGTGATGCCGCCGTCGTGGATTACGCGCGCAAGTTCGATGGTGTGACCATCAAGCCCGCCGGCTTCCGCGTGCGCCCCGCCTCACTGGCCGCCGCCGCCAAGCGCCTGCCAGCGGCGGAGATGAAAGCCATGAAGGCCGCCCTCGCCAACGTGAAGGCTTTCAACCGCCAAGGTATGCCGACCAACTGGACCGGAACCAACGCGCACGGAGCCGAGGTGGGCGAACGCCACCATCCTATCCGTCGGGTGGGACTCTACGTGCCGGGTGGGGAAGTGCCGCTGGTTTCCACGGTCCTGATGACCGCGACGCTCGCCAAGATCGCGGGTTGTCCCGAGATCGCCGTGTTCACGCCGTCGGATGCGAAAGGCAAAGTGGCCGACGGGTTGCTGGCGGCGCTCCACTTGATCGGCATCACCGAAGTGTATCGCATCGGCGGCGTGCACGCCATTGGCGCCATGTCCTATGGGACCAAAACGATCCCGGCCGTGGATAAGGTTTTCGGTCCGGGCAACGCCTATACTTGCGAAGCCAAGCGCCAGGTGTTTGGCACGGTGGGGGTCGACAGTCTGCCCGGTCCCAGCGAAGTCATGGTGATCGCCGACGACTCGGCCCGCGCCGATTTCGCCGCGGCCGATTTGCTGGCGCAGGCGGAGCATGGTTCGGGGCGTGAGAAGATTTACCTCGTCGGCACCTCGCGCGCGATCATCGACGCGATCCAAGCCGAAGTCGCCCGACAATTGCCAACCTTGGGTCGCAATGAAAAGGCGGCGCGCGTCCTCGATGTGGGATTCCTCGGCTTGCAGGTGGCCTCCCTCGACGAGGCCATCGAGATTGCCAACTTTGTCGCGCCCGAACACTTGGAGTTACTCGTCAAACCCACCGCCGCGAAACGCCTGGTGCGTGATATCACGACGGCCGGCGCGATCATGATCGGCAACCTGACCCCTACCGCGTTGGGCGACTTCACCGCCGGACCGAGTCACGTCCTGCCCACGGGACGAGCGGGGCGATTTTTCAGCGGATTGCGCGTCGCCGATTTTTTACGGCGCACGAGCATCATTCGCTACGACCAGGATTCCATCCAAGCCGGTGCCAGGGTGGTGGCGGCGTTCGCGAGGATGGAGCGGCTCGACGCCCACGGGCGTTCGGCGACGATTCGCGTGGAGGACTAA
- the rpsK gene encoding 30S ribosomal protein S11 — MAEENSTPEKETPPVEGAAPEAAAPAEKPVEMVGGVPKQPTAEDLLKEELGAVKIRKAKGSKNVTSGIVSVLATFNNTIVSITDPKGNVISWSSAGKCNFRGSRKSTAYAAQIVSQDAARAAMAHGLKDVVIKVSGPGLGRDSAVRAIQAIGLEVTSIIDTTPVPHNGCRPPKRRRV; from the coding sequence ATGGCCGAAGAGAATTCCACTCCCGAAAAAGAAACGCCGCCCGTCGAAGGCGCGGCCCCCGAGGCTGCTGCTCCCGCCGAGAAGCCGGTTGAAATGGTCGGCGGTGTCCCGAAACAGCCCACGGCTGAGGACCTGCTCAAAGAAGAACTTGGTGCGGTAAAGATCCGTAAGGCCAAGGGCTCGAAGAATGTGACTTCGGGCATCGTCAGCGTGCTGGCGACCTTCAACAACACCATCGTTTCCATCACCGATCCCAAAGGTAACGTCATTTCCTGGTCCAGTGCCGGCAAGTGCAACTTCCGCGGTTCGCGCAAGTCCACCGCCTACGCCGCGCAGATCGTCTCCCAAGACGCCGCCCGCGCCGCCATGGCTCACGGTCTCAAGGATGTCGTCATCAAGGTCAGCGGTCCCGGCCTCGGTCGTGACAGCGCCGTGCGTGCCATCCAAGCCATTGGCCTCGAAGTCACCTCGATCATCGATACGACTCCGGTTCCCCACAACGGCTGCCGTCCTCCCAAGCGTCGTCGCGTCTAA
- the rpsD gene encoding 30S ribosomal protein S4, translating to MARYIGPTTRLSRRFGQPLFGATKAYEKRPFPPGQHGPRLRRKKSEYAIGLDEKQKLRYVYGLLERQFRRTFEKAKREKGVTGERFMQLLETRLDSTVYSLGFAKTRAAARQLVNHGHVRVNGGKVDISSYTVVPGDEIMIKDSPTSRQIATRNLEETRGRNVPGWLTLNGETYTGVVNRMPTREEMTQDINEQLIVEFYSRF from the coding sequence ATGGCTCGTTACATCGGACCCACCACCCGCCTCAGCCGCCGCTTCGGCCAGCCGCTGTTTGGCGCCACCAAGGCTTACGAGAAGCGCCCTTTCCCGCCCGGCCAACACGGCCCGCGTCTCCGTCGCAAGAAGTCGGAATACGCCATCGGCCTCGATGAGAAGCAAAAGCTTCGTTACGTCTACGGCCTCCTCGAGCGCCAGTTCCGCCGCACCTTCGAAAAGGCCAAGCGCGAAAAGGGCGTCACCGGCGAGCGCTTCATGCAGCTCCTCGAGACCCGTCTCGACAGCACGGTTTACTCCCTCGGCTTCGCCAAGACCCGCGCCGCTGCTCGTCAGCTGGTCAACCACGGTCACGTTCGCGTCAACGGCGGCAAGGTCGACATCTCTTCCTACACCGTCGTCCCCGGCGATGAGATCATGATCAAGGACTCGCCCACCTCCCGCCAGATCGCCACGCGCAATCTCGAGGAGACCCGTGGTCGCAATGTCCCCGGTTGGCTCACGCTTAACGGCGAGACCTACACCGGCGTCGTGAACCGCATGCCGACCCGCGAGGAGATGACTCAGGATATCAACGAGCAACTCATCGTTGAATTCTACTCCCGCTTCTAA
- a CDS encoding citrate synthase, whose product MSKTATLKIDDQDLELPIIVGSEGEKAVDVRKLRATTGYITYDEGFGNTGSCQSEITYIDGEVGILRYRGYPIEQLAAKSNFIDVSYLVIYGELPTPTQRKEFSQRLTKEAPIREGLVRFIQGFPRDAHPMAVLSSSLNAMGAYYPHIASNNHKRDLEHFDEAAAIALSKVRTIAAHSYRVARGLPLNYPKPTLGYSENFLHLMFSEPYNEYVPTPEVAAAINLFLLLHAEHEQNCSTSTVRMVASAGANLFASASAGVSALWGPLHGGANQAVLEMLAAIHADGDDGSKFIENAKNGKARLMGFGHRVYKNYDPRAKIIKGSFDKALDSLGITNDPFLDIARNLEAAALSDDYFISRKLYPNVDFYSGLIMNALKIPVDMFTVMFAIGRMPGWIAQWHEVAKNPKSKINRPRQIYVGPTPRDVPDAV is encoded by the coding sequence ATGTCAAAGACAGCGACCCTCAAGATAGACGACCAAGATCTCGAACTCCCCATTATTGTCGGATCGGAGGGCGAAAAAGCGGTCGATGTCCGCAAGCTTCGCGCCACCACCGGTTACATCACTTACGACGAAGGTTTCGGCAACACGGGGTCATGCCAGAGCGAGATCACCTACATTGACGGCGAGGTCGGAATCCTGCGCTACCGCGGTTACCCGATCGAACAACTCGCGGCGAAGTCCAACTTCATCGATGTTTCCTATCTGGTCATTTACGGTGAGCTCCCGACCCCGACCCAGCGCAAAGAGTTTTCCCAACGCCTGACCAAGGAAGCGCCGATCCGCGAGGGGTTGGTGCGATTCATCCAGGGCTTCCCCCGCGACGCCCACCCCATGGCGGTGTTGTCATCCAGCTTGAATGCGATGGGTGCCTACTACCCGCATATCGCATCGAATAATCACAAACGTGACCTGGAGCATTTCGACGAAGCCGCCGCCATCGCGTTGTCCAAAGTCCGCACCATCGCGGCGCACAGTTATCGCGTGGCCCGGGGACTCCCGCTGAACTACCCGAAACCCACGTTGGGTTATTCGGAGAACTTCCTGCACCTCATGTTCTCGGAGCCCTACAACGAGTATGTGCCCACGCCGGAAGTCGCGGCGGCGATCAATCTCTTCCTCTTGCTGCACGCCGAGCACGAGCAGAACTGCTCCACCTCGACCGTGCGCATGGTCGCCTCGGCCGGAGCCAACCTTTTTGCTTCAGCTTCGGCCGGCGTCAGCGCGCTCTGGGGCCCCCTCCATGGCGGCGCCAATCAAGCCGTTCTGGAGATGCTCGCGGCGATTCACGCCGACGGTGATGACGGTTCCAAGTTCATCGAAAATGCCAAGAACGGCAAAGCCCGGCTCATGGGGTTTGGCCACCGCGTTTACAAGAACTACGATCCGCGCGCCAAGATCATCAAAGGCAGTTTCGACAAAGCCCTCGACAGCCTGGGTATCACGAACGATCCGTTCCTCGATATCGCGCGCAACCTCGAAGCCGCCGCGCTGAGCGATGATTACTTCATCTCGCGCAAACTTTACCCGAACGTCGATTTTTACTCCGGCCTCATCATGAATGCGCTGAAGATCCCGGTCGACATGTTCACCGTGATGTTCGCAATCGGCCGCATGCCGGGCTGGATCGCCCAGTGGCACGAGGTGGCGAAAAACCCGAAGTCCAAGATCAATCGTCCGCGCCAGATCTACGTGGGACCAACCCCGCGCGACGTGCCCGATGCCGTTTAA
- the hisC gene encoding histidinol-phosphate transaminase, translated as MSTPSDFARPHVPDLHAYTPGTQPTDGSWIKLNTNECPYPPSPHVAAAIAREVGAEGSSLRLYPSPTSAPLRTQIAKLHGLTPAQVIVGNGSDDILNLLVRVFGGPTAPAGFTLPSYSLYPVLVAIQDGATAVIEFDRSMRLPVDRIAASGAKAFFLTSPNAPTGVGFSNAEISRVLNAFDGILVVDEAYAPFAEEDAIPLLAAHRNLVIVRTLSKAHALAGMRVGYALADPETIGLLDRVRDSYNVNRLSQVAAAAALADTPYYDAIIGKIKRTRDNWATEWAERDWFVYRSSANFLFVEPRNAAGEAGADVAAALFAWFKSRKILVRAFPSHALTASFLRISVGTDDEMLAVEEAIQAWLTNAP; from the coding sequence GTGAGCACGCCCTCTGATTTTGCCCGCCCGCACGTGCCGGATCTGCACGCTTATACACCGGGGACGCAGCCCACGGACGGTTCGTGGATCAAGCTCAACACCAATGAGTGCCCGTATCCACCAAGTCCGCACGTAGCCGCCGCCATCGCGCGTGAAGTCGGCGCGGAAGGATCGTCGCTGCGGCTTTATCCCAGCCCCACCAGCGCGCCCTTGCGGACTCAGATCGCGAAACTGCATGGACTCACCCCCGCGCAGGTGATCGTGGGCAACGGCTCGGATGATATCCTGAATCTGTTGGTGAGGGTCTTCGGGGGGCCGACGGCACCGGCGGGATTCACCCTCCCAAGTTACTCTTTGTATCCGGTGTTGGTGGCAATTCAGGACGGGGCCACCGCGGTGATCGAATTCGACCGTTCCATGCGCCTGCCGGTCGACCGCATCGCGGCTTCCGGCGCGAAGGCATTTTTTCTGACCTCGCCCAACGCTCCCACCGGGGTCGGTTTTTCCAACGCCGAGATCAGTCGCGTGCTAAACGCGTTCGACGGTATCCTTGTGGTGGATGAAGCCTACGCGCCCTTTGCCGAGGAAGACGCGATTCCGTTGCTGGCGGCACACCGCAATCTCGTGATCGTGCGCACGTTGTCCAAAGCACACGCCCTGGCGGGCATGCGGGTTGGCTACGCGTTGGCGGACCCCGAAACCATCGGCCTGCTCGATCGCGTGCGCGACAGCTACAACGTCAATCGACTGTCCCAAGTCGCCGCGGCGGCCGCGCTGGCTGACACGCCCTATTACGATGCGATCATCGGTAAGATCAAACGCACGCGCGACAATTGGGCGACGGAGTGGGCCGAGCGCGACTGGTTTGTCTACCGCTCCTCGGCCAACTTCCTGTTTGTGGAACCACGCAACGCCGCCGGAGAAGCGGGGGCCGACGTCGCGGCGGCACTGTTTGCGTGGTTCAAATCACGCAAAATTCTCGTCCGCGCCTTCCCGAGCCACGCCTTGACCGCGTCGTTTCTGCGAATCAGCGTCGGCACCGACGACGAGATGCTCGCCGTCGAAGAAGCAATTCAAGCATGGCTGACCAACGCACCGTAA
- the rplQ gene encoding 50S ribosomal protein L17, whose product MSVSLITHGRIKTTITKAKALRPFIEKIVTKAKRAHAKTEPKDKLHLRRLAMADVRDIAAIDLLFDEKVTEFLNRPGGYTRIYKLGPRIGDAAEMALIEFVKADDPGYKKPKKKGAAKAKKAAAPAPVEATPVEAEAPAEAPAAEVEAPAPAEKKD is encoded by the coding sequence ATGTCCGTTTCCTTGATCACCCACGGGCGGATCAAAACCACCATCACCAAGGCCAAGGCCCTGCGTCCCTTCATCGAGAAGATCGTGACCAAGGCCAAACGCGCTCACGCCAAAACCGAGCCCAAGGACAAGCTGCACCTCCGTCGTCTGGCCATGGCCGACGTGCGCGACATCGCCGCGATCGACCTGCTTTTCGATGAGAAGGTCACCGAATTCCTCAACCGTCCGGGTGGCTACACCCGCATCTACAAGCTCGGACCCCGTATCGGTGACGCGGCGGAGATGGCGTTGATCGAATTCGTCAAGGCCGACGATCCCGGTTACAAGAAGCCGAAGAAAAAGGGTGCCGCCAAAGCCAAGAAAGCCGCTGCCCCGGCTCCCGTCGAAGCGACTCCGGTGGAAGCAGAAGCTCCCGCCGAAGCGCCCGCCGCTGAAGTCGAGGCTCCGGCCCCGGCAGAGAAAAAGGACTGA
- a CDS encoding hydrogenase nickel incorporation protein HypA, with product MFDLTTASVAFCLVTAAFFLGLWIYYDRRDHARFEAERRKTIFHCIRCDHVYPGRGKLHESLCPECGQKNGRLRF from the coding sequence ATGTTCGACCTGACCACCGCTTCCGTTGCCTTCTGTCTCGTTACGGCTGCGTTCTTTTTGGGACTGTGGATCTATTACGACCGGCGGGACCATGCGCGATTCGAAGCGGAGCGGCGCAAAACCATCTTTCATTGCATCCGGTGCGACCACGTTTATCCGGGCCGAGGGAAACTGCACGAGTCGTTGTGCCCGGAGTGCGGGCAAAAAAACGGTCGATTGCGTTTCTAA
- the hisH gene encoding imidazole glycerol phosphate synthase subunit HisH, whose protein sequence is MSASLIAVIDNGICNLRSVTKALESVGAQPHVVQTPAELDASGAHGLVLPGVGALRDCVASLRATGLADSVREWIRADRPFLGVCLGMQALFERSEEGDGAVEGLGIFGGEVKRFRLPREFKVPHMGWNTVRFVQTDSPLRAELAVAGESFYFVHSFHCVPTDRDIVLAACDYGGPFTAAVGRGRCFATQFHPEKSQAKGLQIYRNFAAVAAA, encoded by the coding sequence ATGTCCGCTTCCCTCATCGCTGTTATCGATAATGGTATTTGCAACCTGCGCAGCGTCACCAAGGCGCTGGAGTCCGTGGGGGCGCAACCACACGTGGTGCAGACTCCGGCGGAGCTCGATGCGAGCGGAGCGCATGGATTGGTTCTGCCGGGAGTCGGCGCGCTCCGTGATTGTGTGGCCTCATTGCGGGCGACCGGTTTGGCCGATTCGGTCCGGGAGTGGATCCGTGCGGACCGTCCGTTTCTGGGGGTGTGTCTCGGCATGCAGGCTCTGTTCGAGCGATCCGAGGAAGGTGACGGGGCGGTGGAAGGACTCGGTATTTTTGGCGGCGAAGTGAAACGCTTCCGGTTGCCGCGTGAGTTCAAGGTGCCGCACATGGGCTGGAATACGGTTCGTTTCGTGCAGACGGATTCCCCCCTGCGCGCCGAATTGGCCGTTGCAGGGGAGTCGTTTTATTTTGTGCACAGCTTTCACTGCGTGCCGACCGATCGCGATATCGTCCTCGCTGCGTGCGACTACGGCGGTCCGTTTACCGCCGCGGTGGGGCGGGGGCGCTGCTTTGCCACTCAATTTCACCCCGAAAAAAGCCAAGCCAAGGGGCTGCAAATCTATCGCAATTTTGCGGCGGTGGCGGCGGCCTGA